The following coding sequences are from one Haliotis asinina isolate JCU_RB_2024 chromosome 3, JCU_Hal_asi_v2, whole genome shotgun sequence window:
- the LOC137279133 gene encoding zinc finger CCHC domain-containing protein 12-like, translating into MEGLGGIKEEDPEQVDLKGSDAVPDLEGDPCLTGLSDTLKQMGAVPVVDCPEHFQDWMVSYLKSIGKLPGDYQSNPEGAVGVKGFKPDSKSVVTLSQTPKLSSFFGEADKGEASYDLWRYEVECLLVESAYPKNVIFEAVHRSLKGKAGKVASLQGPQSTIDSLLAKLASVYGSCEESESLMARFYSTKQMAEEDVSSWGCRLEDLYAKAIQSSKSSPSKTNQALRSVFWQGLKPSLKDVSGHKYDTIEDFDELRVAIRRIEFELNQRKPQECPKKPIPSKMASNSSDRDYQELKGMVQQLTSDFGAIKKQLASIPSVAQNPSPSRVRGTGISNRGSFPRPGRSNFSLLLLLHPIMLSV; encoded by the coding sequence ATGGAGGGACTTGGAGGTATCAAGGAGGAGGATCCAGAACAGGTTGATCTAAAAGGGTCAGATGCAGTGCCAGATTTAGAAGGTGATCCATGTCTTACTGGTCTTAGTGACACGTTGAAGCAAATGGGTGCAGTGCCTGTGGTGGATTGCCCTGAACATTTTCAGGATTGGATGGTTTCCTACTTAAAGTCAATAGGGAAATTGCCAGGTGATTATCAGTCTAACCCTGAGGGTGCTGTAGGTGTCAAAGGGTTCAAGCCTGATAGTAAATCAGTGGTTACTTTAAGTCAGACTCCTAAATTGTCATCCTTCTTTGGTGAAGCTGATAAAGGTGAAGCATCTTACGATCTGTGGCGCTATGAGGTAGAGTGTCTCTTGGTTGAGAGTGCTTATCCTAAGAATGTCATATTTGAGGCAGTGCACCGTTCTCTGAAGGGAAAAGCTGGTAAGGTAGCTTCACTTCAAGGTCCACAGTCTACCATTGATTCATTGTTAGCTAAACTTGCAAGTGTTTATGGTAGTTGTGAGGAAAGTGAATCCCTAATGGCAAGATTCTATAGTACTAAACAGATGGCAGAAGAGGATGTCTCGTCTTGGGGTTGCAGGCTTGAAGACCTATATGCTAAGGCTATACAGAGTAGCAAGTCATCACCTAGCAAAACTAATCAAGCTCTTAGAAGTGTTTTCTGGCAGGGTCTAAAACCAAGTTTGAAGGATGTGTCTGGTCACAAGTATGATACTATTGAGGACTTTGATGAGTTGCGTGTAGCAATTAGGAGGATTGAATTTGAGTTGAATCAGAGGAAACCCCAAGAATGTCCTAAGAAGCCAATCCCCTCTAAAATGGCTTCTAATTCTTCAGACAGAGATTACCAGGAGCTGAAAGGCATGGTTCAACAATTAACATCAGATTTTGGTGCCATTAAAAAGCAACTAGCTAGCATTCCCTCAGTAGCTCAGAATCCGTCTCCTTCCAGAGTTAGAGGAACAGGCATATCTAATCGAGGCTCATTCCCTCG